A window of bacterium contains these coding sequences:
- the thpR gene encoding RNA 2',3'-cyclic phosphodiesterase — MIEVRTFVAISMSPQLKETLSKFQSELKKANADVKWVNSDGMHITLKFLGNCLIGQLESVYQMVLEATSDFKQFTLSLTSVGAFPSLSSPKVIWVGVDKGKEECIELSKRIDNNLLRLGFPIEQRESIPHLTLGRIKSPQRKDDLSKLISTLKPPAFGQMEVAKIEVMGSQLTPKGALYTTLQELPLMKEE; from the coding sequence ATGATAGAAGTAAGAACTTTTGTGGCTATCTCAATGTCACCCCAACTTAAGGAGACATTAAGCAAGTTTCAATCAGAACTAAAAAAGGCTAATGCTGATGTTAAATGGGTAAATTCTGATGGCATGCATATCACCTTAAAATTTCTGGGCAATTGTCTTATTGGACAGTTAGAGTCGGTATATCAAATGGTTCTGGAGGCAACCTCGGATTTTAAACAATTTACACTTTCCCTGACTTCAGTCGGGGCTTTTCCCAGTTTATCAAGCCCAAAGGTAATCTGGGTAGGCGTGGATAAAGGCAAAGAAGAATGTATAGAATTATCCAAACGAATAGACAATAACTTACTTAGACTTGGATTTCCAATCGAACAAAGAGAATCTATTCCCCATTTAACATTAGGGAGGATAAAAAGTCCTCAAAGGAAAGATGATTTGTCTAAATTAATCTCTACCCTAAAACCTCCAGCTTTTGGTCAGATGGAGGTTGCTAAGATAGAGGTAATGGGGAGCCAATTGACGCCAAAAGGAGCGCTCTACACCACACTGCAGGAATTACCGCTGATGAAAGAAGAATAG
- a CDS encoding SpoIID/LytB domain-containing protein — protein sequence MKKIFLILIILSLSKDLEAINLRIGLLNNEKAVNISATGYLELIDLSTDEILLTTYGWKNGFIKVNQSGLEVKDVGIISGPIRLKPIVGANILVNGNKYRGEIEIETGRDGIKVINVVDLEEYLYGVIKPEMTDKAPIEALKAQAIIARTFAIDNLKKHEEEGYNLCSKIHCQVYKGMDVESEKTINAVDSTQGQILTFEGDVASTFYHAWCGGITASAQSVWGQDIPYLQEVYDPFCRKSNKGWEVTFSLSEIKDILNRNGFNISNISSISANSNTNGGRVKEVIIKNGNGGLTISSSKFRLIMGSDKIWSTIFTIRTNGDRVTFQGIGKGHGVGLCQQGAISMAELGYNYKQILGFYYPGVFLSSIISEGE from the coding sequence ATGAAAAAAATATTTTTAATATTAATCATATTAAGTTTAAGCAAAGATTTAGAAGCGATTAACCTCAGAATAGGACTGCTCAATAATGAGAAAGCAGTTAATATTAGTGCCACAGGTTATCTTGAGCTAATTGACCTATCTACTGATGAAATACTATTAACTACCTATGGTTGGAAAAATGGATTTATAAAGGTTAATCAAAGTGGATTAGAGGTGAAAGATGTTGGAATAATAAGTGGTCCTATTCGGTTAAAACCTATTGTTGGGGCAAATATCCTTGTAAATGGCAATAAATATCGCGGTGAAATAGAAATAGAAACAGGTAGGGATGGAATTAAGGTTATCAATGTTGTAGATTTAGAAGAGTATCTTTATGGAGTGATAAAACCTGAGATGACAGATAAAGCGCCAATTGAGGCTTTAAAGGCTCAAGCCATCATTGCCAGAACATTTGCCATAGATAATCTTAAAAAACATGAAGAAGAAGGATATAATTTATGTTCAAAGATTCATTGCCAGGTATATAAAGGTATGGATGTCGAATCAGAAAAGACAATCAATGCGGTTGATTCCACTCAAGGACAAATATTAACCTTTGAAGGAGATGTCGCTTCCACATTTTATCATGCCTGGTGTGGAGGTATAACCGCAAGTGCACAGTCAGTTTGGGGACAAGATATTCCTTATTTACAAGAAGTTTATGACCCATTTTGTAGAAAATCTAATAAAGGATGGGAGGTGACTTTCTCATTATCTGAAATTAAAGATATACTTAACCGCAATGGTTTTAATATTAGTAATATATCTTCTATTTCCGCAAATTCTAACACCAATGGTGGGAGGGTAAAAGAAGTTATAATTAAAAATGGAAATGGAGGATTGACGATTTCAAGTTCTAAGTTTCGATTAATAATGGGTTCAGACAAAATATGGAGCACTATCTTTACCATCCGCACAAATGGGGACAGGGTTACTTTTCAAGGTATCGGTAAGGGACATGGAGTTGGACTCTGCCAACAAGGGGCAATATCAATGGCAGAATTAGGATATAATTATAAACAAATTTTGGGGTTTTATTATCCAGGAGTTTTTCTAAGCTCAATTATTTCTGAAGGAGAATAA
- the ligA gene encoding NAD-dependent DNA ligase LigA yields MEDYRGQISKLKALIKYHDYKYYVEAAPEISDYEYDQLLKELIQLETAHPECITPDSPTQRVSGQPLEEFTSVRHRAPMLSLDNTYSIDELKEFHQRVVRWLNKQTIEYVTELKIDGVGVSLKYENGVFVQGLTRGDGKVGDDITLNLRTIRTIPLQLNKPINLEVRGEVYMDKVRFEQVNQERINRNEPPFANTRNATAGSLHLLDPKIVAQRYLNVFIHSLGIAEKEIFKTQSETLKEFENLGLVVCPHYKLCQGIEEVIDYCQEWEEKKDKLRYDVDGMVIKINYLEEQKKLSFTAKSPRWAVAFKFTPEQATTVLKGIIVQVGRTGALTPVAMLEPIKLAGVTISRATLHNEDEIKRKDIRIGDKVIVERSGEVIPKVVGVVKSEERGKIFEFPKNCPVCGAEVYRPEGEARSFCTGVNCPAQLKRRIEFFASRGCMDIEGLGTSIVNQLVEKGFLQELSDIYWLKNYNETLKELEGWGEKSVDNLMNSIETSKNKSLDRLINALGIPHVGSQTARVLSDKFKTLQRLMTATQDELLEIEDVGPKVAGSIINFFNQPQTKKLISKLEKAGVNLGSLLPTHPMPYEGKEFVITGSLKNYTRGQAEELIRRLGGKPSSAVSKKTDLLIVGENPGSKLNKAKNLGIPQIPSKEFEAELRKYEEI; encoded by the coding sequence ATGGAAGATTACAGGGGGCAAATTTCAAAGTTAAAGGCATTGATTAAATACCACGATTACAAGTATTATGTCGAGGCCGCCCCGGAAATATCCGATTACGAATATGACCAATTACTAAAAGAATTAATTCAATTAGAAACCGCACATCCAGAATGCATTACCCCGGATTCACCCACACAACGGGTAAGTGGACAACCATTGGAGGAATTTACCTCAGTTCGACATCGAGCGCCAATGCTAAGTCTGGATAATACCTATTCCATTGATGAATTAAAGGAATTTCATCAACGAGTAGTCAGATGGTTAAACAAACAAACAATAGAATATGTTACCGAATTAAAAATAGACGGCGTGGGTGTCTCTCTAAAGTATGAAAATGGTGTTTTTGTGCAGGGATTAACCCGAGGTGATGGTAAGGTAGGTGATGATATTACCCTTAATTTACGCACAATACGAACGATTCCATTACAATTAAATAAACCCATTAATCTGGAGGTGCGTGGCGAGGTGTATATGGATAAGGTGCGGTTTGAACAGGTTAATCAAGAAAGAATTAATCGAAATGAGCCTCCATTTGCTAATACCCGCAATGCAACTGCTGGTTCTCTTCACCTCTTAGACCCAAAAATCGTTGCCCAAAGATACCTCAATGTCTTTATTCATTCCTTAGGAATTGCAGAAAAAGAAATCTTTAAAACTCAGTCTGAGACATTAAAGGAATTTGAAAATTTAGGATTAGTCGTTTGCCCTCATTATAAACTGTGTCAGGGGATAGAGGAGGTAATTGATTATTGCCAGGAATGGGAAGAGAAAAAAGATAAATTAAGGTATGATGTCGATGGGATGGTTATTAAGATAAACTATTTAGAGGAGCAAAAAAAACTAAGTTTTACTGCAAAAAGCCCAAGATGGGCTGTGGCATTCAAATTTACCCCAGAACAAGCCACAACAGTTTTAAAAGGGATTATCGTTCAAGTTGGAAGAACCGGAGCACTTACACCGGTCGCAATGTTAGAGCCAATTAAATTAGCCGGCGTAACCATCAGTCGGGCAACACTCCACAATGAAGATGAGATTAAACGCAAGGATATCAGGATTGGAGATAAGGTTATCGTGGAACGAAGTGGTGAGGTAATTCCTAAGGTAGTTGGTGTGGTTAAAAGTGAAGAGCGAGGTAAGATATTTGAATTCCCCAAAAATTGTCCGGTATGTGGGGCAGAGGTTTATCGACCAGAAGGAGAGGCAAGGAGTTTTTGCACCGGGGTGAATTGCCCGGCTCAACTTAAACGCCGTATTGAATTCTTTGCCTCACGAGGCTGTATGGATATCGAAGGATTAGGCACAAGCATAGTCAATCAATTGGTAGAAAAAGGCTTTCTTCAAGAATTATCAGATATTTATTGGCTTAAAAATTATAACGAAACACTAAAAGAACTTGAAGGTTGGGGTGAAAAATCAGTTGATAATTTGATGAATAGCATTGAGACCTCTAAAAATAAATCACTGGATAGGCTCATAAATGCTTTGGGCATACCCCATGTTGGTTCACAAACCGCCCGCGTCTTGAGTGATAAATTCAAAACACTCCAAAGACTGATGACTGCCACGCAAGATGAATTATTAGAGATTGAAGATGTAGGTCCTAAAGTCGCTGGAAGTATTATTAATTTCTTTAATCAACCACAAACCAAAAAACTAATATCTAAATTGGAAAAAGCCGGCGTAAATTTAGGTTCTCTTCTTCCCACCCATCCTATGCCTTACGAAGGTAAGGAATTCGTCATTACTGGTAGTTTAAAAAATTATACCCGTGGCCAGGCAGAAGAACTAATTCGTAGATTAGGCGGAAAACCTTCTTCAGCGGTAAGTAAAAAAACTGATTTGTTAATCGTGGGTGAAAACCCAGGCTCTAAACTAAATAAGGCGAAAAATTTGGGGATTCCTCAAATTCCCAGCAAAGAGTTTGAGGCAGAATTAAGAAAATATGAGGAGATATGA
- a CDS encoding nicotinamide-nucleotide amidohydrolase family protein: MQEEVCKFRILKIIGLTQEEIKKALGGHIGESDSVKLNLVSNPDGSIDLEIKITAKVDRMAQALLSAAEKEIRIKLQDNIYGVDGERLEEVVGYLLYLRKLSIAVAESCTGGLLSNKLTDVPGSSLYYYGGIVAYEKEIKINLLNIPTEIIEKCGIVSREIATMMAKGIARLMKTDIGLGITGYAGPEGDEVGLVYIGLSINDNLNVKEFRFVGEREEIKEKAACAALDMVRRELLK, encoded by the coding sequence ATGCAAGAAGAAGTTTGTAAATTCAGGATTTTAAAAATAATTGGGTTAACCCAGGAAGAAATCAAGAAAGCATTAGGTGGCCATATCGGTGAAAGCGATAGTGTAAAATTGAATCTTGTGAGCAATCCTGATGGAAGTATTGACCTCGAAATTAAGATTACGGCAAAAGTAGACCGGATGGCACAAGCCTTACTTTCTGCCGCTGAAAAAGAAATCCGTATAAAATTACAGGATAATATCTATGGCGTAGATGGAGAGAGATTAGAGGAAGTAGTAGGTTATTTACTTTATCTAAGAAAACTTAGCATAGCCGTGGCTGAATCCTGCACCGGCGGATTACTTTCTAATAAACTTACAGATGTGCCTGGTAGTTCTCTTTATTATTATGGTGGAATAGTCGCTTATGAGAAAGAAATAAAGATTAATCTTTTAAATATTCCAACAGAGATAATTGAAAAATGCGGGATAGTTAGTCGGGAAATTGCCACGATGATGGCTAAAGGAATAGCCAGGTTGATGAAAACAGACATTGGTCTGGGAATAACTGGCTATGCAGGGCCCGAAGGAGATGAGGTTGGTCTGGTATATATTGGTTTATCCATAAATGATAATTTGAATGTTAAGGAATTCAGGTTTGTTGGAGAACGAGAAGAAATTAAAGAAAAGGCCGCCTGTGCCGCCTTAGATATGGTCAGAAGGGAGTTATTAAAATGA
- a CDS encoding 3-isopropylmalate dehydratase small subunit, with translation MILKGKGHKFGDDISTDLIAPGRYFHLRSNLQELAKHVMEDADPEFASKIKPGDFIVAGRNFGLGSSREHAPTIIKLAGISGVIAQSFARIFFRNAINVGLPVIECETKDITEGDELEVDLEKGCLINQTKGTTSYFSRLPEIMTNILQDGGLVDHVRKYGDFKLQ, from the coding sequence ATGATACTAAAAGGTAAGGGACATAAATTTGGTGATGACATAAGCACAGATTTGATAGCTCCGGGTAGATATTTCCATTTGCGGTCTAATCTACAGGAATTGGCTAAACATGTGATGGAGGATGCAGACCCAGAATTTGCCTCGAAAATAAAACCCGGTGATTTTATTGTTGCCGGAAGGAATTTTGGACTGGGTTCAAGTAGAGAACACGCCCCCACCATTATCAAATTAGCCGGAATTAGTGGTGTCATTGCTCAATCTTTTGCTCGAATATTCTTCCGTAATGCAATTAATGTCGGACTACCAGTGATTGAATGTGAAACTAAAGATATAACTGAGGGGGATGAATTAGAGGTAGATTTAGAAAAAGGATGCCTGATTAATCAAACAAAAGGCACAACCTCTTATTTCTCCAGATTGCCAGAGATAATGACTAATATCTTGCAAGATGGCGGATTAGTTGACCATGTTCGTAAATATGGGGATTTTAAATTACAGTAA
- a CDS encoding DUF2905 domain-containing protein, which produces MIVGIGKFLILAGIILVAIGCLFLLANKLPFIGKLPGDIFIKKEHFSFYCPITTCILISIILTIIFWLFGRR; this is translated from the coding sequence ATGATCGTAGGCATAGGTAAATTTTTAATCCTTGCAGGCATTATCCTGGTTGCAATTGGATGTTTGTTCCTATTAGCGAATAAACTTCCATTTATTGGGAAGTTACCCGGGGATATTTTTATCAAAAAAGAGCATTTCTCCTTCTATTGTCCGATAACTACCTGTATCTTAATTAGTATAATTTTAACCATTATCTTTTGGCTATTTGGTCGGAGATAA
- a CDS encoding phosphatidylglycerophosphatase A, with the protein MNETLHINGEIRKAKYKDSKLEKAFNFAIKFIASGFFSGYSKFASGTVGTLLGGIPLYLLIYFLCHRFSNPDLWYFLLVIILTIISIWFCTKAEILFEEKDSKKIVLDEIIGYLFCMFFLPLHISFIVIGFVLFRAMDVLKPLGIRKLQNLQGGLGIMIDDCAAGILTCIILHFIKNIV; encoded by the coding sequence ATGAATGAGACTTTACATATAAATGGAGAAATAAGAAAGGCGAAATATAAAGACTCAAAGCTAGAAAAGGCTTTTAATTTTGCGATTAAATTTATTGCCAGTGGCTTTTTTTCTGGATATTCTAAATTTGCCTCAGGCACGGTCGGCACACTTCTTGGCGGTATCCCACTTTATTTACTTATTTATTTCCTATGCCATCGTTTCTCTAATCCTGATTTGTGGTATTTTTTACTGGTTATAATCTTAACGATAATAAGCATCTGGTTCTGCACAAAGGCAGAAATTCTCTTTGAAGAAAAAGATTCAAAAAAAATCGTTTTAGATGAAATTATTGGTTATCTTTTTTGTATGTTTTTTCTCCCATTGCATATTTCTTTTATCGTGATAGGATTTGTGTTATTCCGGGCAATGGATGTCTTAAAACCACTGGGCATTCGTAAATTACAAAATCTTCAAGGTGGATTGGGAATAATGATAGATGATTGTGCCGCAGGGATATTGACTTGTATTATACTTCATTTTATAAAAAATATAGTGTAA